In Stigmatopora argus isolate UIUO_Sarg unplaced genomic scaffold, RoL_Sarg_1.0 HiC_scaffold_136, whole genome shotgun sequence, the following proteins share a genomic window:
- the LOC144070497 gene encoding putative ATP-dependent helicase MPN_020 encodes MGLDITVSSYGVVRSDIDKLSKTKWAVLVIDESQNIKNPATRQSKAKKHSAKVLILSLKAGGTGLNLTAASNVIHYDLWWNPAVEAQATDRVYRIGQKRK; translated from the exons ATGGGTTTAG ATATAACAGTTAGCAGCTACGGTGTAGTGCGATCAGATATTGACAAACTGAGCAAAACAAAATGGGCGGTATTAGTGATTGATGAATCGCAGAATATCAAAAATCCTGCTACGAGACAGAGCAAAGCT AAAAAACACTCAGCAAAGGTCTTGATTCTATCACTCAAAGCTGGAGGCACTGGACTAAATCTGACTGCTGCTAGCAATGTAATTCACTATGACCTTTGGTGGAACCCCGCTGTAGAAGCCCAAGCTACTGATAGAGTTTATAGAATTGGACAAAAGCGTAAG